In Quercus lobata isolate SW786 chromosome 12, ValleyOak3.0 Primary Assembly, whole genome shotgun sequence, a genomic segment contains:
- the LOC115970383 gene encoding uncharacterized protein LOC115970383, with the protein MLRIGGYDVKRVMVDQGSGVEIMYPDLYKRLNLRLEDLTTYDSPLVGSDVVEVDFIVVDAYSPYTAIVARPWLHALGAVSFTLHQKVKYLTEGQIEKIQLKAPKLPINGSAEEAKCEDLETVVIGNDPEKFFQIEAWLPPLEKEELIKFLRRNVDVFAWNAYEALGVDPSFICHHLNVNPSVTPKKQPPRHSSKDHSDVVKD; encoded by the exons ATGCTAAGAATTGGGGGGTATgacgtgaagagggtgatggtgGACCAAGGCAGTGGTGTTGAAATTATGTACCCCGACTTGTACAAAAGGCTGAATTTGAGACTCGAAGACTTAACAACCTACGATTCTcctttg GTTGGTTcagatgtggtggaggtggacttcatcgTGGTGGATGCTTATTCCCCTTACACGGCTATTGTGGCCAGACCCTGGCTTCATGCCCTAGGAGCTGTCTCTTTTACTCtgcaccaaaaggtgaaatatcTGACAGAGGGCCAGATTGAAAAGATT caattaaaggCTCCGAAGTTGCCTATTAATGGATCAGCCGAGGAGGCGAAATGCGAAGATTTAGAAACAGTTGTTATTGGTAATGACccagagaagttctttcagaTCGAAGCTTGGTTACCTCCTCTGGAGAAGGAAGAGCTGATAAAGTTCCTTAGGAgaaatgttgatgtgtttgcatggaacGCTTACGAAGCCTTAGGGGTGGATCCGAGCTTCATCTGCCATCATTTAAATGTTAATCCATCTGTCACCCCCAAAAAGCAACCACCTCGGCACTCATCCAAAGATCATTCTGATGTTGTCAAAGACTAA